From the Rhodococcus sp. NBC_00297 genome, one window contains:
- a CDS encoding type B 50S ribosomal protein L31, translating into MKKNVHPDYHPVVFQDSGTGSMFLTRSTVTSDRTVEYSDGRTYPLVVVDVTNESHPFWTGAARVMDTQGRVEKFERRYGTRTRKA; encoded by the coding sequence GTGAAGAAGAACGTACATCCGGACTACCATCCGGTCGTGTTCCAGGACTCCGGGACGGGATCGATGTTCCTGACGAGGTCGACCGTCACCAGCGATCGCACCGTCGAGTACTCGGACGGTCGCACATATCCGCTGGTGGTCGTCGACGTCACCAACGAGTCGCACCCGTTCTGGACCGGCGCGGCGCGGGTGATGGACACGCAGGGACGCGTCGAGAAGTTCGAGCGTCGCTACGGCACCCGCACGAGAAAGGCCTGA
- the rpmG gene encoding 50S ribosomal protein L33: MASKSTDVRPIVKLTSTAGTGHTYVTRKNRRNDPDRLVLRKYDPVVRRHVDFREER, translated from the coding sequence ATGGCGAGCAAGAGCACCGACGTCCGGCCGATCGTGAAACTGACGTCGACCGCCGGCACCGGCCACACGTACGTCACCCGGAAGAACCGGCGCAACGATCCCGACCGACTGGTCCTGCGCAAGTACGACCCCGTCGTGCGTCGACACGTCGATTTCCGGGAGGAACGCTGA
- the zwf gene encoding glucose-6-phosphate dehydrogenase produces the protein MTTTRRRSSVPDALPPQVVVLFGATGDLAKRKLLSGMMHLVLSELAPRMRVVGTSLQEMTSDEFRAMAKEAIEQFSTRTPTEDEWDRFATRLTYVPQTAGPQALSDAVAAAEKELGDGVQRLHYLSVPPSAALAVIDMLSEATLVERARIIMEKPFGTDLASAVALNAAVHETFAEEQIFRIDHFLGKEPAQNILAFRFANGLFEPIWNRTFIQHVQIDVPETLGLDGRAGFYESTGAFKDMVVTHLFQVLAFTAMEPPTALEPEAIKEEKNKVFRSMLPLDPRNVVRGQYSGYRSEKDIAPDSDTDTFVALKCHIDNWRWAGVPFYLRTGKKLAEGQRIISIAFREPPKSMFPAGSGVGAQGPDHLTFDLTDSSKVSLSFYGKRPGPGMRLDKLSMQFALHETESAADVLEAYERLILDAMHGDHTLFTTSEGIERLWEVSAPLLEDPPPVRSYAPGSWGPNAIHSLVAPDAWRLPFEREWRGE, from the coding sequence ATGACCACGACTCGCCGCCGATCCTCCGTCCCGGACGCGTTGCCGCCCCAGGTGGTCGTCCTCTTCGGTGCCACCGGAGACCTGGCCAAACGCAAGCTGCTCTCGGGGATGATGCACCTCGTCCTGTCCGAACTGGCGCCGCGGATGCGCGTCGTCGGTACGTCGTTGCAGGAGATGACGTCGGACGAGTTCCGAGCGATGGCGAAGGAGGCGATCGAGCAGTTCTCCACGCGCACACCGACGGAGGACGAGTGGGACCGCTTCGCGACTCGCCTGACCTACGTGCCCCAGACCGCCGGCCCGCAGGCGTTGTCGGACGCGGTGGCAGCGGCGGAGAAGGAACTCGGGGACGGCGTGCAGCGGCTGCACTATCTGTCGGTACCGCCGTCCGCGGCGCTCGCCGTCATCGACATGCTCTCCGAGGCGACGCTCGTCGAGCGGGCCCGCATCATCATGGAGAAGCCGTTCGGCACCGATCTCGCCAGCGCCGTCGCGCTCAACGCGGCTGTGCACGAGACCTTCGCCGAGGAGCAGATCTTCCGCATCGACCACTTCCTCGGCAAGGAGCCGGCGCAGAACATCCTCGCGTTCCGCTTCGCCAACGGTCTATTCGAGCCGATCTGGAACCGCACGTTCATCCAACACGTGCAGATCGACGTGCCCGAGACTCTCGGACTGGACGGCCGCGCCGGCTTCTACGAGTCGACGGGTGCCTTCAAGGACATGGTGGTGACCCACCTGTTCCAGGTACTGGCCTTCACGGCCATGGAACCGCCCACCGCGCTGGAACCCGAGGCGATCAAGGAGGAGAAGAACAAGGTCTTCCGCTCCATGCTTCCCCTCGATCCGCGGAACGTCGTGCGCGGCCAGTACTCCGGCTACCGCAGCGAGAAGGACATCGCCCCCGACTCGGACACCGACACCTTCGTCGCCCTGAAGTGCCACATCGACAACTGGCGGTGGGCGGGTGTGCCGTTCTATCTCCGGACCGGCAAGAAGCTGGCCGAGGGGCAGCGCATCATCTCGATCGCGTTCCGGGAGCCGCCCAAGTCGATGTTCCCGGCGGGCTCCGGCGTCGGCGCCCAGGGGCCGGACCACCTGACCTTCGACCTCACCGACTCGTCGAAGGTGTCGCTCTCCTTCTACGGTAAGCGGCCGGGCCCGGGCATGCGCCTGGACAAGCTCAGCATGCAGTTCGCGCTGCACGAGACGGAGAGTGCCGCAGACGTTCTGGAGGCGTACGAGCGGCTGATCCTCGATGCGATGCACGGGGATCACACGCTGTTCACCACGTCCGAGGGCATCGAGCGGCTGTGGGAGGTCTCGGCACCGCTGCTCGAGGACCCGCCGCCCGTCCGGTCCTACGCGCCGGGATCGTGGGGTCCCAACGCGATCCACAGTCTGGTCGCGCCCGATGCGTGGCGGCTGCCGTTCGAGCGCGAGTGGCGCGGGGAGTGA
- a CDS encoding cation:proton antiporter, with translation MGETALGLTELGAVFFALGLLARLASRIGMSPIPFYLLAGLFFGNGGIVELDGIDDFTHLASEIGVVLLLLLLGLEYTANELVTGLQRSWTAGLVDLVLNFVPGAVTALILGWGPIGALVLGGVTYISSSGIVAKVLGDLGRLGNRETPVVLSILVFEDLMMALYLPILTAVLGGVSILGGAEAVGISLLVVAVVLVVALRYGWVVSKVVASRDREVVLLKVFGLALLVAGIASAMQVSAAVGAFLLGIAISGSTAQAATRVLEPLRDLFAAIFFVVFGFNTDPRSIPPVLGYAVLLAVITAVTKVATGAWAAKQIGVGQLGRMRAGAALIARGEFSIVIAGLAVAAGAVESELAALATAYVLIMAVAGPIAARVVEPVTLRVLAARGPTS, from the coding sequence GTGGGAGAGACTGCGCTCGGACTGACCGAGCTGGGCGCTGTCTTCTTCGCGCTGGGGTTGCTCGCCAGGCTCGCGTCGCGGATCGGCATGTCCCCCATCCCGTTCTATCTGCTCGCCGGGTTGTTCTTCGGCAACGGCGGCATCGTCGAGCTCGACGGCATCGACGACTTCACCCATCTCGCGAGCGAGATCGGCGTGGTGCTGCTGCTCCTGCTCCTCGGACTCGAGTACACCGCGAACGAACTGGTCACCGGGCTGCAACGGTCGTGGACCGCGGGCCTGGTCGACCTGGTGCTGAACTTCGTGCCCGGTGCGGTGACAGCGCTGATTCTCGGCTGGGGACCGATCGGCGCCCTGGTGCTCGGCGGTGTCACCTACATCTCGTCGTCCGGCATCGTCGCCAAGGTGCTCGGTGACCTGGGCCGACTGGGCAACCGCGAGACGCCCGTCGTGCTGTCCATCCTGGTGTTCGAGGACCTCATGATGGCGCTCTATCTGCCGATCCTCACCGCGGTGCTCGGCGGCGTCAGCATTCTCGGCGGCGCCGAGGCCGTGGGGATCTCCCTGTTGGTCGTCGCCGTCGTGCTGGTCGTCGCACTGCGGTACGGGTGGGTGGTGTCGAAGGTGGTCGCCAGCCGGGACCGAGAGGTGGTGCTGCTGAAAGTCTTCGGGCTCGCCCTCCTGGTGGCCGGAATCGCGTCGGCGATGCAGGTGTCCGCGGCCGTGGGGGCGTTCCTGCTCGGGATCGCCATCTCGGGATCCACCGCCCAGGCCGCCACCCGGGTGCTCGAGCCCTTGCGTGACCTGTTCGCGGCCATCTTCTTCGTCGTGTTCGGGTTCAACACCGACCCGCGCTCGATCCCGCCCGTCCTCGGGTACGCGGTGCTGCTCGCGGTCATCACCGCGGTGACCAAGGTGGCCACCGGCGCGTGGGCCGCGAAGCAGATCGGCGTGGGACAGCTGGGCCGGATGCGTGCCGGGGCAGCACTGATCGCGCGCGGCGAGTTCTCCATCGTCATCGCGGGTCTGGCCGTCGCGGCCGGCGCCGTGGAGAGCGAGCTGGCCGCACTCGCCACGGCCTACGTGCTGATCATGGCCGTCGCCGGACCCATCGCAGCCAGGGTCGTCGAGCCCGTGACGCTGCGCGTGCTGGCGGCGCGGGGTCCGACGTCATGA
- a CDS encoding J-domain-containing protein — protein sequence MTERKPSDISVQTWVDRQIASAQENGAFDNLPGLGKPIPPSSTDELSWVRGYLKRENLSGDALLPTPLRLRKEVERLPEALRDVRSEDAVRAIVKDLNARIMDWLRAPVGPQVPIGRVDADEVVAQWTRDRSAARAALAAKKASLQQAGLMTSDPAPPARAASRARRPWLRWVRRRP from the coding sequence ATGACGGAACGCAAGCCGTCGGACATCAGTGTCCAGACGTGGGTGGACCGGCAGATCGCGTCCGCTCAGGAGAACGGCGCCTTCGACAACCTGCCGGGCCTCGGCAAGCCGATCCCGCCGTCGAGCACCGACGAGTTGTCCTGGGTGCGGGGGTATCTGAAGCGCGAGAACCTCTCGGGCGATGCTCTTCTGCCGACGCCGCTCCGCCTGCGCAAGGAGGTCGAGCGTCTCCCGGAGGCGCTGCGGGACGTACGGTCCGAGGACGCGGTCCGTGCGATCGTCAAGGATCTGAACGCGCGCATCATGGACTGGCTGCGGGCGCCCGTGGGACCTCAGGTACCCATCGGCCGCGTCGACGCCGACGAGGTGGTCGCGCAGTGGACCCGGGACCGGTCAGCGGCTCGGGCAGCGCTCGCGGCGAAGAAGGCATCGCTGCAACAGGCCGGTCTCATGACGTCGGACCCCGCGCCGCCAGCACGCGCAGCGTCACGGGCTCGACGACCCTGGCTGCGATGGGTCCGGCGACGGCCATGA
- the mrf gene encoding ribosome hibernation factor-recruiting GTPase MRF: MENLEAPDRRTPLVVVCGPEDLGAAVSATFQEPGTIVLHHDLSDATVGVVRRRTVRVDDDGTPTTRVVDLAGLGCCVSCLLREDLLPLLRSASADSSVRRIVVRVDPSLEVEAICWAIENTVVTGMVGRVDATASRDVRIEAVVGCVDGATWLSDATGDELVGERAFPPGPDGGQVVDLLDDRTVAQVAVGTVRGSDLLVVADTGVDRWDAARLDAVLARLAPRAPRVWILPGERPRDLLAFVPATARRGLIDDAHAPLLDGQPPLSAECGVTLVEFTDRRPFHPGRLHDAIDVLLDGVVATRGRLWVATQPDAVLWLESAGGGLRVASAGSWLAAMAPDDYEEAPTARRALAALAWDEEYGDRAQSLVVLVHEADPEHVYAALSDALLTPDELETPELWAEWADPFGQYHEDPCETEGSAVGADDDRRAAQ, from the coding sequence ATGGAGAACCTCGAGGCGCCCGACAGGAGAACGCCCCTGGTCGTGGTGTGCGGGCCGGAGGATCTCGGCGCCGCGGTGAGCGCGACGTTCCAGGAGCCGGGCACGATCGTCCTGCACCACGATCTCTCCGACGCCACCGTCGGTGTCGTGCGGCGGCGGACGGTCCGGGTGGACGACGACGGCACGCCGACCACGCGGGTCGTCGACCTGGCGGGTCTCGGGTGCTGCGTCTCCTGCCTCCTGCGCGAGGATCTGCTGCCACTGCTGCGATCGGCCTCCGCGGACTCGTCCGTGCGACGCATCGTCGTCCGGGTCGATCCCTCGCTGGAGGTCGAGGCGATCTGCTGGGCGATCGAGAACACCGTCGTCACCGGCATGGTCGGTCGGGTGGACGCCACGGCGTCGCGAGACGTGCGCATCGAGGCGGTCGTCGGCTGCGTCGACGGCGCGACCTGGCTGTCCGACGCCACCGGCGACGAGCTCGTCGGCGAACGGGCGTTTCCGCCCGGGCCCGACGGCGGTCAGGTCGTGGATCTTCTCGACGACCGCACCGTCGCGCAGGTCGCCGTCGGCACCGTTCGAGGATCCGATCTGCTGGTCGTCGCGGACACCGGAGTCGATCGGTGGGACGCCGCGCGCCTCGACGCGGTACTGGCGCGGCTCGCACCACGCGCGCCGCGGGTCTGGATCCTGCCGGGCGAACGTCCGCGAGACCTGCTGGCCTTCGTTCCGGCGACGGCGCGGCGAGGACTCATCGACGACGCCCACGCGCCACTGCTCGACGGGCAGCCGCCGCTGTCGGCGGAGTGCGGCGTCACTCTGGTCGAGTTCACGGACCGACGGCCGTTCCACCCGGGCCGGCTGCACGACGCGATCGACGTTCTCCTCGACGGTGTCGTCGCCACCCGCGGTCGGCTGTGGGTGGCCACGCAACCCGACGCCGTGCTGTGGCTCGAGTCCGCCGGCGGTGGGCTCCGGGTGGCCTCCGCGGGCTCGTGGCTCGCGGCCATGGCACCGGACGACTACGAGGAGGCGCCCACCGCCCGCCGCGCTCTCGCCGCACTCGCCTGGGACGAGGAGTACGGGGATCGCGCGCAGTCGCTGGTGGTGCTGGTGCACGAGGCAGATCCCGAGCACGTGTACGCGGCGCTGTCCGACGCGCTGCTCACGCCGGACGAGCTCGAGACTCCCGAGCTCTGGGCCGAGTGGGCCGACCCTTTCGGGCAGTACCACGAAGATCCCTGCGAGACAGAAGGTTCCGCCGTCGGGGCGGACGACGACAGAAGGGCTGCACAGTGA
- the rpmF gene encoding 50S ribosomal protein L32 produces MAVPKRKMSRSNTRSRRSQWKATPPDLVSVTVGGVTHRVPRRLVKAVQTGLLDPSRLT; encoded by the coding sequence GTGGCTGTTCCCAAGAGGAAGATGTCCCGCTCGAACACGCGCAGTCGACGCTCGCAGTGGAAGGCGACGCCGCCGGATCTGGTGTCCGTCACCGTCGGCGGCGTGACGCACCGGGTGCCGCGTCGGCTGGTGAAGGCGGTGCAGACGGGACTGTTGGACCCGTCACGACTGACCTGA
- a CDS encoding ATP-binding protein has protein sequence MTTRDELFPGTDATSTAHREFDWSTTSLGPVENWPDALVTAIRTLFPSEVGQLVWWGEDLVQLFNHAYTPMAGDLFPEAVGQRAADCWRVGWEQLGPLAHDALRGTAVHRTRQRVLLDRFGYLEETFFTFSYSPILGSGDTVNGVFVATTDVTQQVLAERRMSVLHELGSISVASRDIDDVCRASLDLLAGNEADVPFASIHLRTTHDAELGEIRPVASTSATLPGRPHTATTVDRGVIDRVSTSGVGEIVGTTAVVLPLHASSGRPVGVLVAGISALRRFDEPYRVFLDLVAGRISTALTDAYSYAAERRRARDLEELDAAKTRFFENVSHEFRTPLTLLLGPLGDVVDDQENPLPPHRVRSLQTARRAALRLQRLVDTLLDVARGDADGFVVSLEPTDIVSLTTDCASMFRDATARAGVELHLALDGVTHRFAEMDRTMWTHVVMNLVSNAVKFTTAGSVTVSLRDDADTVTLTVTDTGPGVPEAHRAKIFDRFYQVAAAAGRSREGSGVGLSLVRDLVAALHGTIDVSDGPDGTGSTFTVTLPRTVASAPPASDATTQEVAEALGAGYIGEADTWRPLDGVRTDPTPDQRQVVLVEDNADMRDYLVGLLREQNWHVTMFADVDSAMAHARAHPPDVILSDIMLPGRSGLSLVDEARSDGRLVRVPIVLLSARAGSESVVEGLRLGADDYVTKPFQPAELVARVRVHLELARLREQLLGSAQREVSSLRTALDSRSVLSQAVGLLMVTQRMSPEAAFDHIATMSQAANVKARVIAEQLVRDFVEELGSDPVG, from the coding sequence GTGACGACCCGCGACGAGCTGTTCCCCGGCACGGACGCCACCTCGACCGCCCATCGCGAGTTCGACTGGTCGACGACGTCACTCGGACCGGTCGAGAACTGGCCGGACGCACTGGTGACCGCCATCCGCACGCTGTTCCCGTCCGAGGTGGGACAGCTCGTGTGGTGGGGCGAGGATCTGGTCCAGCTCTTCAACCACGCCTACACCCCGATGGCAGGCGACCTGTTTCCCGAGGCCGTGGGCCAGCGCGCCGCGGACTGCTGGCGCGTCGGCTGGGAGCAGCTCGGCCCGTTGGCGCACGACGCCCTGCGCGGCACCGCCGTCCATCGCACCCGTCAGCGCGTCCTGCTGGACCGTTTCGGCTACCTCGAGGAGACGTTCTTCACGTTCTCCTACAGCCCGATCCTCGGTTCCGGCGACACGGTGAACGGGGTCTTCGTCGCCACCACCGACGTGACCCAGCAGGTGCTGGCGGAGCGCCGCATGTCGGTGCTGCACGAGCTGGGCTCGATCTCCGTGGCCTCCCGCGACATCGACGACGTCTGCCGGGCGTCACTGGACCTGCTCGCCGGCAACGAGGCCGACGTGCCGTTCGCGTCCATCCACCTCCGCACCACCCACGACGCGGAACTCGGCGAGATCCGTCCCGTCGCCTCGACGTCCGCGACGCTCCCCGGTCGGCCGCACACCGCCACGACCGTCGATCGCGGCGTGATCGATCGCGTCAGCACGAGCGGTGTCGGCGAGATCGTGGGCACGACCGCCGTCGTGCTCCCCCTGCACGCGTCGTCGGGCCGACCCGTCGGCGTTCTCGTGGCCGGCATCAGCGCGTTGCGGCGCTTCGACGAGCCGTACCGCGTGTTCCTCGATCTGGTGGCCGGACGCATCTCGACGGCGCTGACGGATGCGTACTCGTATGCGGCAGAACGCCGCCGGGCTCGCGACCTGGAAGAGCTGGATGCTGCCAAGACCCGGTTCTTCGAGAACGTCAGCCACGAGTTCCGCACCCCGCTGACACTGCTCCTGGGTCCGTTGGGCGACGTGGTGGACGACCAGGAGAACCCACTGCCGCCGCACCGGGTGCGATCGCTGCAGACCGCGCGGCGCGCGGCACTGCGACTGCAGCGACTGGTGGACACCCTGCTCGACGTCGCCCGCGGCGATGCCGACGGATTCGTCGTGTCTCTCGAACCGACCGACATCGTCTCGCTCACCACGGACTGCGCCTCGATGTTCCGCGACGCGACGGCGCGGGCCGGCGTGGAACTGCACCTCGCACTCGACGGCGTCACCCACCGCTTCGCCGAGATGGACCGCACGATGTGGACTCACGTGGTGATGAACCTGGTGTCCAACGCGGTCAAGTTCACGACGGCGGGATCGGTGACCGTGAGCCTGCGAGACGACGCGGACACGGTGACGTTGACGGTCACGGACACGGGACCGGGTGTCCCCGAGGCCCACCGAGCGAAGATCTTCGATCGGTTCTATCAGGTCGCGGCCGCCGCCGGTCGCAGCCGCGAGGGGTCCGGCGTCGGACTCTCCCTGGTGCGCGACCTCGTGGCCGCCCTGCACGGCACCATCGACGTGAGCGACGGCCCGGACGGCACGGGATCCACGTTCACCGTGACGCTTCCCCGCACGGTGGCGTCCGCGCCGCCCGCCTCCGACGCCACCACACAGGAGGTCGCGGAAGCGTTGGGCGCCGGGTACATCGGTGAAGCCGACACCTGGCGACCGCTGGACGGCGTCCGGACCGATCCGACACCCGATCAGCGCCAGGTGGTGCTCGTCGAGGACAACGCCGACATGCGCGACTACCTCGTCGGACTGCTCCGCGAACAGAACTGGCACGTGACCATGTTCGCCGATGTCGACTCCGCGATGGCGCACGCCCGCGCCCACCCGCCGGACGTCATCCTCAGCGACATCATGCTGCCGGGACGCTCCGGTCTCTCGCTCGTCGACGAGGCGAGGTCCGACGGCCGGCTGGTGCGCGTCCCGATCGTGTTGCTCAGTGCACGTGCGGGATCCGAGTCGGTCGTCGAAGGCCTCCGCCTCGGTGCGGACGACTACGTGACCAAGCCGTTCCAGCCGGCGGAGCTCGTCGCACGTGTCCGGGTGCACCTCGAGCTCGCCCGGTTGCGGGAGCAGCTGCTCGGCAGCGCGCAACGCGAGGTGTCCTCGCTGCGCACGGCGCTCGACAGCCGCAGTGTCCTGAGTCAGGCAGTGGGCCTGCTGATGGTCACGCAGCGGATGTCGCCGGAGGCGGCCTTCGACCACATCGCGACGATGAGTCAGGCCGCCAACGTCAAGGCTCGGGTGATCGCGGAGCAACTGGTCCGCGACTTCGTGGAGGAGCTCGGGTCCGACCCCGTCGGATAG
- the rpmB gene encoding 50S ribosomal protein L28, which produces MSAHCDVTGRVPSFGKSVSHSHHRTSRRWNPNVQHKTYFVPSLGRRVRLTVSAKGIKTIDRDGIDSVVTRLVAAGKKF; this is translated from the coding sequence ATGTCCGCGCACTGCGACGTCACAGGACGGGTCCCGAGCTTCGGGAAGTCCGTCTCGCACTCCCACCACCGCACGAGTCGGAGGTGGAACCCCAACGTGCAGCACAAGACCTACTTCGTACCGAGCCTCGGCCGACGAGTGCGGCTGACGGTCTCGGCGAAGGGGATCAAGACCATCGACCGCGACGGCATCGACTCCGTCGTCACGCGGCTCGTCGCGGCCGGAAAGAAGTTCTGA
- a CDS encoding cation:proton antiporter regulatory subunit — MNVDVTLLPGIGVRKDFALSTGRRIGVITRKDGTNELIVSKKEDPDSTQASITLTNEEAAALGNLLGTPQLVAQLGEEHRDLPGIRTRQLPIHEGSRFDGRLLGDTAMRTKTGVSIVAVMRAGQVQPSPPPNFTLVSGDLLVVVGTSDGLDHAAKILGS, encoded by the coding sequence ATGAACGTCGACGTCACCCTGCTTCCCGGCATCGGGGTACGCAAGGATTTCGCGTTGTCCACGGGGCGACGCATCGGGGTCATCACGCGCAAGGACGGCACGAACGAGCTGATCGTGTCGAAGAAGGAGGACCCGGACTCGACGCAGGCGTCGATCACGCTGACGAACGAGGAGGCGGCGGCGCTCGGCAACCTGCTGGGCACGCCGCAACTCGTCGCGCAGCTGGGGGAGGAGCACCGCGACCTCCCCGGTATCCGGACCCGGCAGTTGCCGATCCACGAGGGATCCCGCTTCGACGGCCGACTTCTCGGCGACACCGCCATGCGGACCAAGACCGGGGTGTCCATCGTGGCGGTCATGCGGGCGGGGCAGGTCCAGCCGTCGCCGCCGCCGAACTTCACCCTCGTCTCGGGCGACCTGCTCGTCGTCGTCGGAACGAGCGACGGTCTCGATCACGCAGCGAAGATCCTCGGTAGCTGA
- a CDS encoding lipase family protein, with product MAAIETTTARRHVALTWLSVLAVLCASCAGLPGESDPETAVDSLADVAAGSLLGTPRDFAGYPALATLTAVSKTVLYRSTSGIDGSATEVSGLVLVPRGDPPAGGWPVVSVGHATTGTDSRCAPSTHIGLLGALTTVIPFLANGYVVAMTDYEGLGTPGPHPYLDAATAGNNVIDAVRAAREVEPTASDSWIGYGVSQGGQAVWAANERAADYGDGLRLVGTISMSPATDLSPLVDAMVAGTLTAEQVALVPSVLTGLSVAHPDLQVTDYLRGVLYERRDVFAACEGENDGLESAIAESVTPADYAPVDEAAADRLRAWLTEAGVPGAAATAPMFVGYGELDRLALPEWTVAAVQRACALGDTIELREAPGQGHGILNLGSAPAEWLDGRFAGTPAPSTCN from the coding sequence GTGGCCGCGATCGAGACGACGACCGCGCGCCGCCACGTCGCGCTGACCTGGCTGTCGGTGTTGGCCGTCCTCTGCGCGAGTTGCGCTGGGCTGCCCGGAGAGTCGGACCCGGAGACGGCCGTCGACTCTCTCGCCGACGTCGCCGCCGGCTCACTGCTGGGCACCCCCCGTGACTTCGCGGGCTATCCCGCGCTCGCCACCCTGACAGCGGTGTCGAAGACGGTGCTCTACCGTTCGACCTCCGGCATCGACGGCTCCGCCACCGAGGTGAGCGGGCTGGTCCTCGTTCCTCGCGGCGACCCACCGGCGGGTGGGTGGCCGGTCGTCTCCGTCGGCCACGCGACCACCGGTACCGACAGTCGGTGCGCGCCGTCCACCCACATCGGGCTGCTGGGGGCGCTCACCACCGTGATCCCCTTCCTCGCCAACGGTTACGTGGTCGCCATGACCGACTACGAGGGCCTGGGCACCCCGGGTCCGCACCCGTACCTCGATGCCGCCACGGCCGGCAACAACGTGATCGACGCGGTGCGCGCAGCGCGCGAGGTGGAACCGACGGCGTCCGACTCCTGGATCGGCTACGGCGTCTCCCAGGGCGGGCAGGCGGTGTGGGCCGCCAACGAACGGGCCGCCGACTACGGCGACGGACTCCGCCTCGTCGGCACCATCAGCATGTCCCCCGCGACCGACCTGAGCCCGCTCGTCGACGCGATGGTGGCCGGAACACTCACCGCCGAACAGGTCGCGCTGGTGCCGTCGGTCCTGACAGGGCTGTCCGTCGCGCACCCCGACCTCCAGGTGACCGACTACCTCCGCGGTGTGCTGTACGAACGTCGGGACGTCTTCGCCGCCTGCGAGGGCGAGAACGACGGGCTCGAGAGCGCGATCGCCGAGTCCGTCACACCGGCGGACTACGCACCGGTGGACGAGGCCGCCGCAGATCGTCTGCGCGCGTGGCTCACCGAGGCCGGAGTGCCGGGCGCCGCGGCGACCGCGCCCATGTTCGTCGGCTACGGCGAACTGGATCGACTCGCACTCCCGGAGTGGACAGTGGCCGCGGTGCAGCGAGCGTGCGCACTCGGCGACACCATCGAGCTCCGCGAGGCACCGGGGCAGGGCCACGGCATCCTGAACCTCGGAAGTGCGCCGGCGGAATGGCTGGACGGCCGGTTCGCCGGGACACCGGCGCCGAGTACCTGCAACTAG
- a CDS encoding L,D-transpeptidase encodes MSSRPALLRTVLLACLAFVMLLASACTIGSSDGGSGGDSGGAPETTQAAPAPTLTLDPPDGAADVNPLAPVSVTASNGTITAVRMTNADGVVVDGVVTPDGSTWKPASTLGYGKQYSLEIDTEATDGAAHEQTSTFTTVEPDNYTLPSFVTSGGNLLTDGGTFGVGIVAVVHFDEPIGDRAAAERTLSVQTTPAVTGSWYWADDQNVHWRPENYYTPGTVVTISAKVYGVEVGEGLFGQEDVTTSFTIGDSHVSVADDDTKQVEVYENGTLVRTMPTSMGMGGSETVGGQTLTFWTQPGVYTVLDKANPVIMDSSTYGLPVNSRLGYKESINYATRISNDGIYLHELEDTVWAQGNTNVSHGCLNLSRANASWFYDFSVPGDVVEVRDTGGAPLQQWQNGDWSVPWSEWLAGSALA; translated from the coding sequence ATGTCGTCCCGTCCTGCCCTTCTCCGCACCGTTCTCCTGGCGTGCCTCGCGTTCGTGATGCTGCTGGCCTCGGCCTGCACCATCGGATCGAGTGACGGCGGCTCGGGAGGTGATTCCGGCGGCGCGCCGGAGACGACGCAGGCCGCACCCGCGCCGACCCTCACCCTCGACCCGCCGGACGGCGCGGCCGACGTCAACCCGCTCGCGCCGGTGAGCGTGACGGCGTCGAACGGCACCATCACCGCGGTGCGGATGACGAACGCGGACGGTGTCGTCGTCGACGGGGTCGTGACACCCGACGGATCCACCTGGAAGCCGGCCTCCACGCTCGGCTACGGGAAGCAGTACTCACTGGAGATCGACACCGAGGCGACCGACGGCGCCGCGCACGAGCAGACGAGCACGTTCACGACCGTGGAGCCGGACAACTACACGCTGCCGTCCTTCGTGACGTCGGGCGGCAACCTGCTCACGGACGGGGGCACCTTCGGCGTCGGCATCGTCGCGGTGGTGCACTTCGACGAGCCCATCGGTGACCGCGCCGCCGCCGAGCGCACGCTGTCCGTCCAGACCACGCCCGCCGTGACCGGATCCTGGTACTGGGCCGACGACCAGAACGTCCACTGGCGGCCGGAGAACTACTACACGCCCGGAACCGTGGTGACCATCTCCGCGAAGGTGTACGGCGTCGAGGTCGGTGAGGGCCTCTTCGGACAGGAGGACGTCACCACGTCGTTCACCATCGGCGACTCGCACGTCTCCGTCGCCGACGACGACACCAAGCAGGTAGAGGTGTACGAGAACGGCACGCTCGTGCGCACCATGCCCACGTCGATGGGCATGGGCGGCAGCGAGACCGTCGGTGGCCAGACGTTGACGTTCTGGACTCAGCCCGGCGTCTACACCGTGCTGGACAAGGCGAACCCGGTGATCATGGACTCCTCGACGTACGGGCTGCCGGTGAACTCGCGCCTCGGGTACAAGGAGTCGATCAACTACGCGACGCGCATCAGCAACGACGGCATCTACCTGCACGAACTCGAGGACACCGTGTGGGCGCAGGGCAACACCAACGTCTCGCACGGCTGCCTCAACCTGAGCCGGGCCAACGCGTCCTGGTTCTACGACTTCTCGGTGCCCGGCGACGTCGTCGAGGTGCGCGACACCGGCGGTGCACCGCTGCAGCAGTGGCAGAACGGTGACTGGAGCGTCCCGTGGTCCGAGTGGCTCGCCGGGAGTGCGCTGGCCTGA